In Yersinia enterocolitica subsp. enterocolitica, one DNA window encodes the following:
- the yebS gene encoding membrane integrity lipid transport subunit YebS: MKIHAIQRPLSTSRVQRCCQCDALFTLPPLNGRQTAYCPRCSAKIASGRDWSLTRLTAIAVAMLLLMPFAFTEPLITIRLLGTRIDASLLEGIWQMSRQGHPITASMVAFCILGAPITLTVSILYLRIGSRMGMNLRPILLMLERLKEWVMLDIYLIGMAVACIKVKEYADVMAGTGLIAYLTLTLLSILALVHLNLEQLWERFYPQEQPPGPRETLRVCLSCHYTGHPDALGRCPRCHIPLRHRRRHSIQKTWAALIASIVLLLPANLLPISIVYANGTRMEDTIFSGVVSLASSGNLPIAAVVFIASVLVPFTKIIVLITLLMSIHLKTQHSLKTRMRLLRLITWIGRWSMLDLFVIALMMSLINRDQLLSFTMGPAAFYFGSAVILTILAVEWLDSRLIWDAHATGNAEYTD; the protein is encoded by the coding sequence ATGAAAATACATGCCATTCAGCGCCCACTGTCCACCTCCCGGGTTCAGCGATGCTGTCAATGTGATGCGCTGTTTACCTTGCCGCCACTCAATGGCAGGCAAACCGCCTATTGCCCGCGTTGCAGCGCAAAAATTGCCAGTGGGCGAGATTGGTCACTGACCCGTCTGACCGCCATTGCTGTCGCTATGCTATTACTGATGCCATTTGCGTTTACCGAACCGCTGATTACTATCCGCCTGCTTGGCACCCGAATTGATGCCAGTTTGCTGGAAGGGATCTGGCAAATGAGCCGTCAAGGCCACCCTATCACCGCCAGTATGGTGGCATTTTGCATTCTGGGTGCGCCGATTACCCTGACCGTTTCAATACTCTATCTACGAATTGGCAGCCGAATGGGTATGAACCTGCGGCCAATCTTATTGATGCTGGAGCGATTGAAAGAGTGGGTGATGCTGGATATCTATCTTATCGGCATGGCGGTGGCTTGTATTAAAGTCAAAGAATACGCCGATGTAATGGCCGGAACCGGATTAATAGCTTATCTGACGTTAACATTACTGAGTATTCTGGCGCTGGTGCATCTTAATCTGGAGCAACTGTGGGAGCGTTTTTACCCGCAAGAGCAGCCCCCCGGCCCCAGAGAGACGCTGCGCGTCTGTTTATCCTGTCATTACACCGGGCACCCTGATGCCCTCGGCCGCTGCCCGCGTTGCCACATCCCTTTACGCCATCGCCGCCGTCACAGCATCCAAAAAACCTGGGCGGCGTTAATTGCTTCTATCGTGTTGCTGCTGCCCGCCAATCTATTGCCGATATCAATTGTTTATGCCAACGGCACGCGCATGGAGGATACTATTTTCTCCGGTGTGGTTTCTCTCGCTTCATCTGGTAATCTGCCGATAGCCGCCGTGGTGTTTATCGCCAGTGTGCTGGTGCCTTTTACCAAAATCATTGTCTTAATAACATTACTGATGAGTATTCATCTAAAGACACAGCACAGCTTGAAAACTCGAATGCGGTTGCTGCGTCTAATTACCTGGATTGGCCGCTGGTCAATGCTGGATCTCTTTGTTATTGCACTAATGATGTCGCTGATTAATCGCGATCAGCTCCTTTCCTTTACTATGGGGCCAGCAGCCTTCTATTTTGGGTCTGCGGTCATTTTGACTATCCTTGCTGTTGAATGGCTGGATAGCCGATTGATTTGGGATGCACATGCAACAGGAAACGCCGAGTACACCGACTGA
- a CDS encoding LysR family transcriptional regulator, whose protein sequence is MTKPDLNLLLTLNVLLAEGSVVRAAQRLGLSPSAMSRALARLRQTTGDPLLVRAGRVLVPTPRALELREQVSQLVEGATLVLRPAEKLNLAQLRRIFTLRTSDGFVENFGAMLLARVNQDAAQVRLRFMQKMDKDSALLRDGIVDLETGVVGSSASPELRTRGLFRDRFIGVVRAGHSLSQGEISPERYASQGHIMISRRQGHKGPVDDALQLVGLERNAVTYVDGISTALALVKGSDLVATVAERHTQNLRSGMFSFPLPITSPVIMISMLWHPRMEADPAHRWLRQCVLDVCGDDHQGGMTLPP, encoded by the coding sequence ATGACAAAACCTGATCTCAATTTACTCCTTACTCTCAATGTTCTGCTGGCAGAAGGTAGTGTGGTGCGTGCCGCCCAGCGATTGGGGCTAAGTCCATCGGCAATGAGCCGTGCGCTAGCGAGATTACGCCAAACCACCGGTGATCCTTTATTGGTTAGGGCGGGGCGGGTGTTGGTTCCCACGCCAAGGGCGCTTGAACTGCGTGAGCAGGTCAGCCAATTAGTTGAGGGCGCAACATTGGTGCTGCGCCCGGCCGAGAAACTAAATCTTGCACAGCTGAGGCGTATTTTCACATTGCGTACCAGTGACGGTTTTGTCGAAAATTTTGGTGCGATGCTGTTGGCGCGAGTTAACCAAGATGCTGCGCAGGTGCGGTTGCGCTTTATGCAGAAAATGGACAAAGACAGTGCATTGCTGCGTGATGGCATTGTCGATCTGGAAACCGGTGTCGTGGGCTCTTCGGCCAGCCCTGAATTGCGCACGCGCGGGTTATTTCGCGATCGCTTTATTGGTGTTGTCAGGGCGGGGCATTCATTGAGCCAAGGGGAGATATCCCCCGAACGCTATGCTAGCCAGGGCCATATTATGATTTCACGGCGTCAGGGCCATAAAGGGCCAGTTGATGATGCTTTGCAATTAGTGGGTCTGGAACGAAACGCAGTGACTTATGTTGACGGTATCTCGACCGCGTTGGCATTAGTGAAAGGATCGGACTTGGTTGCCACCGTTGCTGAACGTCATACCCAGAACCTGCGCAGCGGGATGTTCAGTTTTCCTCTGCCGATAACTTCACCGGTTATCATGATTTCTATGCTCTGGCACCCACGTATGGAGGCTGATCCGGCGCATCGTTGGTTGCGCCAATGTGTGTTGGATGTGTGTGGTGATGACCATCAGGGCGGCATGACGTTACCGCCCTGA
- a CDS encoding MFS transporter, with product MKANTRNIHSLKVEDTNLRKTVLSLSLPMLLSSLATSIANVGLPTLTQALNASFQDAQWVVLAYLLAITTSAISIGRMGDIIDKRLLLKAGIGLFSVASVGCALAPTMGILIAARVIQGLGAAAMMTLTLALVGETVSQEKTGRVMGMLGTVSALGTALGPSLGGILIAGFGWPAIFLINIPLGLLALLLISRYLPRNRTAFTQPQSGFDPIGMLLLGLILALYALSMTWGHGRFDARNLALLAAAAIGVGLFSRAEKRAKYPLIQTAMLRHSVLRGSLIMSTLVTTIMMSTLIVGPFYLSRALGLPAQWVGLAMSAGPIVAALGSIPAGYAVDKLGAQIMVTGGLVGVTFGATILAIIPTGWGVLGYVVPVCLITAGYAIFQTANNTLMIKSVSADQRGVVSGMLNLARNLGLITGASVMGAIFACASTAQNIQLATTTDIIQGMQLTYGVAALLAAIALGISAIHLRNKFNQ from the coding sequence ATGAAAGCCAATACCCGCAATATACACTCACTCAAAGTCGAAGATACCAACCTGCGAAAAACAGTGCTCAGCCTCTCCCTGCCGATGCTGCTTTCGTCATTAGCCACCAGCATTGCCAATGTAGGATTACCCACATTGACGCAGGCTTTAAATGCCTCATTTCAGGATGCGCAATGGGTAGTATTAGCCTACTTGTTGGCGATAACCACATCGGCCATCAGTATTGGGCGCATGGGCGATATCATTGACAAGCGCCTGTTGCTAAAAGCCGGGATTGGATTATTCAGCGTCGCATCGGTGGGCTGCGCATTAGCACCCACGATGGGGATACTGATTGCCGCCCGAGTCATACAAGGGTTAGGTGCTGCCGCCATGATGACACTGACATTAGCATTGGTAGGTGAAACGGTTAGCCAAGAAAAAACCGGGCGAGTTATGGGAATGCTCGGCACAGTCTCCGCCCTCGGTACCGCACTTGGCCCCTCTCTCGGCGGCATACTTATTGCCGGGTTTGGCTGGCCTGCCATATTCTTAATTAATATCCCTTTGGGACTATTGGCCCTGCTGCTGATATCGCGTTACTTGCCCCGTAACCGGACTGCATTCACTCAACCGCAATCTGGCTTTGATCCCATCGGGATGCTGCTCCTAGGCCTAATTCTTGCGCTGTATGCGCTATCGATGACATGGGGACATGGCAGATTCGATGCACGTAATTTAGCGTTATTAGCAGCAGCAGCCATCGGTGTCGGGCTATTTAGTCGGGCAGAAAAAAGGGCGAAATACCCCTTAATTCAAACCGCTATGTTGCGCCATTCAGTCCTGCGCGGCAGTTTAATCATGAGCACATTGGTCACGACCATCATGATGTCCACATTGATTGTTGGGCCATTTTATCTTTCACGGGCGCTGGGCTTGCCAGCACAATGGGTTGGCTTAGCGATGTCCGCTGGCCCGATAGTCGCGGCGCTGGGGAGTATTCCGGCGGGTTATGCGGTGGATAAATTGGGTGCTCAAATAATGGTCACCGGCGGATTGGTCGGCGTCACTTTTGGGGCCACGATATTGGCGATCATCCCCACAGGCTGGGGTGTACTGGGCTATGTCGTCCCGGTTTGCCTGATTACGGCGGGTTATGCCATTTTCCAGACGGCTAACAATACGCTAATGATTAAATCTGTGAGTGCCGATCAACGGGGTGTCGTTTCCGGCATGCTTAACCTGGCACGCAACCTTGGGCTTATCACTGGCGCATCGGTTATGGGGGCTATTTTTGCCTGCGCGTCGACCGCTCAAAATATTCAACTGGCAACCACGACAGATATTATCCAGGGAATGCAATTGACTTACGGCGTTGCAGCACTGTTAGCCGCGATAGCGCTGGGAATTTCCGCAATCCATTTAAGAAATAAATTTAATCAATAA
- a CDS encoding GAF domain-containing protein, translated as MKKAEFYAELKRDLSALIAGETNFIATLANASALIYERLDGLNWAGFYLLDGNQLVLGPFQGKIACVRIPVGKGVCGTAVAENRVQRVGDVHAFPGHIACDAASNAEIVLPITVQGKVIGVLDIDSIVYDRFDKDDELGLISVVAGLCEHLELCDSAKYVTQAAS; from the coding sequence ATGAAAAAAGCAGAATTCTACGCGGAATTAAAACGTGACTTGAGTGCTCTGATTGCAGGTGAAACTAATTTCATCGCCACATTGGCTAACGCCAGCGCTTTAATTTATGAGCGCCTTGACGGTTTGAATTGGGCGGGTTTTTATTTGCTCGATGGTAATCAATTGGTGTTAGGGCCTTTCCAGGGAAAAATCGCCTGTGTGCGTATTCCTGTCGGGAAGGGGGTGTGTGGAACTGCGGTGGCAGAAAATCGCGTTCAGCGGGTCGGTGATGTGCATGCATTCCCCGGTCATATCGCTTGTGATGCCGCCAGTAATGCTGAAATTGTGCTGCCAATCACAGTTCAGGGAAAAGTTATCGGCGTTTTGGATATCGACAGCATTGTTTATGATCGCTTTGATAAAGACGACGAATTAGGCTTAATCTCAGTCGTGGCGGGGCTTTGCGAGCATCTGGAGCTTTGTGACAGCGCAAAATATGTTACACAAGCTGCAAGTTGA
- a CDS encoding Csu type fimbrial protein has translation MVLGITPDNLRINIDKTVLLWFIFSLLLLRTYPVYAVSKTANITVNATLLPTCIAGTTTAGATTFGTLNFGSVTVLNRPISVIGQANSGAISVQCSKNTSFTVLLSAGQSGSVSNRYLVGGPTNQHVNYNLYTDADHSHIWDNTVGISQVASGQPVTLPVYGLIPTQSTPSVGIYTDTIQVTVNW, from the coding sequence ATGGTTCTGGGTATCACGCCAGATAACTTACGGATAAATATCGATAAAACAGTGCTGTTATGGTTCATTTTCTCACTGTTATTACTGCGAACTTATCCGGTTTATGCCGTCTCGAAAACGGCCAATATCACGGTCAATGCGACGTTATTGCCCACCTGCATTGCAGGTACGACGACGGCGGGGGCGACCACCTTTGGTACCTTGAATTTTGGCTCAGTCACTGTGCTAAACCGCCCGATAAGCGTTATCGGTCAAGCCAACAGTGGAGCAATTTCCGTGCAATGCAGCAAAAACACCAGCTTTACCGTGTTACTCAGTGCCGGGCAGAGTGGGAGCGTCAGCAACCGCTATTTAGTCGGAGGGCCGACCAATCAGCATGTCAATTACAACCTGTATACCGACGCCGATCATAGCCATATTTGGGACAATACCGTCGGAATTTCTCAAGTTGCCAGCGGGCAGCCCGTCACCCTCCCCGTCTATGGGCTGATTCCGACACAGAGCACACCCTCGGTGGGAATTTATACCGATACCATTCAAGTCACGGTCAATTGGTAG
- the proQ gene encoding RNA chaperone ProQ, producing the protein MENQPKLNSSKEVIAFLAERFPLCFTAEGEARPLKIGIFQDLVERVQGEENLSKTQLRSALRLYTSSWRYLYGVKVGAERVDLDGNPCGVLEEQHVEHARKQLEEAKARVQAQRAEQQAKKREAAIAAGETPEPRRPRPAGKKPAPRREAGVASENRKPRQSPRPQQANQKQARPPRPQAEENQPRPVPVTDISKLQIGQEIKVRAGKSAMDATVLEIAKDGVRVQLSSGLAMIVRAEHLQF; encoded by the coding sequence ATGGAAAATCAACCTAAGTTGAACAGTAGTAAAGAAGTCATAGCCTTTTTGGCTGAGCGGTTCCCGCTTTGTTTCACCGCCGAAGGCGAAGCACGTCCACTGAAGATCGGTATTTTTCAAGATCTGGTCGAACGTGTTCAGGGGGAAGAGAATTTAAGCAAAACGCAATTGCGTTCTGCGCTGCGTCTCTACACCTCAAGCTGGCGTTATCTTTATGGGGTCAAAGTCGGTGCTGAACGTGTTGATTTGGACGGCAACCCTTGTGGTGTGCTGGAAGAGCAACATGTAGAACATGCCCGCAAACAGCTGGAAGAGGCGAAAGCCCGTGTTCAAGCACAACGTGCTGAACAACAAGCTAAGAAGCGCGAAGCTGCCATTGCTGCGGGTGAAACCCCAGAGCCACGTCGCCCACGTCCGGCAGGTAAAAAACCTGCGCCGCGTCGTGAAGCGGGTGTGGCTTCGGAAAACCGCAAGCCTCGTCAGTCACCTCGCCCTCAGCAGGCTAATCAAAAACAAGCTCGGCCACCTCGTCCACAGGCCGAGGAAAACCAGCCACGCCCTGTGCCGGTCACAGATATCTCTAAACTGCAAATTGGTCAAGAAATCAAAGTCAGAGCAGGCAAGAGCGCGATGGACGCAACCGTATTAGAAATCGCTAAAGATGGCGTACGGGTGCAGCTATCTTCCGGTCTGGCGATGATTGTGCGCGCAGAACACTTGCAGTTCTGA
- a CDS encoding Csu type fimbrial protein, producing MIKEEIMKKPLLILGAMVLLQAAPSVESAGTVTGTLGATLTIITGCYINDGTNAGGITNLGTINFGTVSTLNTRIRQAYSSTANGALNLYCSAGTTYNIGIDNGAHALLAQRRLAGGTTEFVNYNLYKDNGYSQPWGSTGTDQLTGTAVAISTAIPLTIYGEVPTQTTPSVSTYNDTVNVTVSW from the coding sequence ATGATTAAGGAAGAAATAATGAAGAAACCCTTACTTATTCTAGGTGCAATGGTTTTATTACAAGCAGCTCCGTCAGTAGAAAGTGCTGGTACAGTAACCGGAACGCTAGGTGCGACATTAACCATTATTACGGGGTGTTATATCAACGACGGGACGAACGCTGGTGGGATAACCAATTTAGGCACCATAAACTTCGGTACCGTCTCGACCTTAAATACCCGAATCAGACAGGCGTACAGCAGTACAGCTAATGGCGCGTTAAATTTATACTGTAGTGCAGGTACTACCTACAATATCGGAATAGACAATGGTGCCCATGCTTTGCTTGCCCAACGCCGCCTGGCGGGCGGTACGACAGAGTTTGTAAATTATAATTTGTATAAAGACAATGGCTATTCCCAGCCTTGGGGATCAACAGGCACTGATCAACTGACTGGCACCGCGGTCGCGATTAGTACCGCCATCCCACTCACCATTTATGGTGAAGTTCCTACACAAACAACACCCAGTGTTAGCACCTATAACGATACCGTCAACGTGACGGTCAGTTGGTAG
- a CDS encoding PqiB family protein → MQQETPSTPTEAQIKHKRRISPFWLLPFIALLIAGWLVYNNWQERGTEVTIDFQSAAGIVAGRTPVRYQGVEVGMVQSISLDDDLRNIKVTASIKNDMEDSLREGTQFWLVTPKASLAGVSGLDALVGGNYIGMMPGEGKPQSHFTALDTQPKFRLNTGELMVHLHAPDLGSLNNGSLVYYRKIPVGKVYDYNIAPDNNGVVIDVLIDRRFAKLVKNNTRFWNVSGFKGDFSLNGASVQMESLAALVNGAIAFDSPPNSQNAKPDQPFQLYPDLAHSQRGVAITLDLPSGNSLSEGRTPLIYQGLQVGTLTKMTLQPDGKVTGELTLDPSVVDLMRTGTRIEMNSPRISLNDAKLSELLTGNTLELIPGEGEPQQRFTVLPSSKSLLQQPNVLELQLTAPESYGIDVGQPISLHGIKIGQILTRELSANGVSFTAAIEAKYRNLVHKDSKFVVNSRLDVKLGIDGIDVQGASAQEWIDGGILILPGSKGDPLGKYPLYSSVDKATDGILGNSPATTLTLTATSLPDVQTGSVVLYRKFQVGEITQIRPKANEFEVDVYIQPEYRKLLTDKSIFWAEGGAKVQLNGSGLTVQASPLNRALKGAISFDNLEGVTLDKGAKRTLYANETAARAVGSQIILRTFDASKLAAGMPIRYLGINIGQVESLKLAPERNEVLAKAVLYPEYVQSFARAGTRFSIVSPEISAAGVNNLDTLFQPYINVEPGKGGTLRTFELQTATITDSRYLDGLSIILDTAEAGSLQVGTPVLFRGLEVGTVTGFNLGAMSDRVQVSLRISQKYQQLVRQNSVFWLASGYNLEFGLTGGVVKSGTFQQFIRGGIAFATPPTTPLAPKASVNQHFLLNPQEPKDWRDWGTAIPHF, encoded by the coding sequence ATGCAACAGGAAACGCCGAGTACACCGACTGAGGCACAGATTAAACATAAACGCCGGATATCACCTTTCTGGTTACTGCCTTTTATTGCCCTGCTGATTGCGGGGTGGCTGGTTTATAACAACTGGCAAGAACGTGGCACGGAAGTCACTATCGATTTCCAGTCTGCGGCCGGGATTGTGGCGGGGCGTACGCCTGTGCGCTACCAAGGTGTCGAAGTCGGGATGGTGCAATCCATCAGTCTGGATGATGATCTGCGTAATATTAAAGTTACCGCCAGCATCAAAAATGACATGGAAGACTCGTTGCGTGAAGGAACTCAATTTTGGTTGGTGACACCAAAAGCGTCATTGGCTGGGGTTTCTGGGCTGGATGCCTTGGTCGGCGGTAACTATATCGGCATGATGCCCGGTGAAGGCAAACCGCAAAGTCACTTCACCGCGCTGGATACCCAACCTAAATTCCGCCTCAATACCGGTGAGTTAATGGTGCATCTCCATGCGCCAGATCTGGGTTCGCTGAATAATGGCTCCCTGGTGTATTACCGTAAGATTCCGGTGGGAAAAGTCTACGACTACAACATTGCTCCTGATAATAACGGTGTAGTCATTGATGTGCTGATTGACCGGCGCTTTGCCAAATTGGTCAAAAATAACACTCGCTTCTGGAATGTATCTGGTTTTAAAGGCGATTTCAGTCTCAATGGCGCGTCCGTACAAATGGAAAGTCTGGCCGCGTTGGTCAATGGAGCCATCGCTTTTGACTCCCCGCCCAATAGCCAGAACGCCAAGCCAGACCAGCCTTTCCAGCTTTATCCTGATTTAGCACACAGCCAGCGCGGTGTCGCCATCACACTGGATTTACCTAGCGGCAACAGCTTGAGTGAGGGGCGTACCCCGCTGATTTATCAGGGTTTACAAGTCGGCACTCTGACTAAAATGACACTCCAGCCGGATGGCAAAGTGACCGGCGAACTGACGCTTGACCCATCTGTGGTCGATTTAATGCGTACTGGTACGCGCATTGAAATGAACAGCCCACGCATCAGCCTTAATGATGCCAAGCTTAGTGAGCTTTTAACCGGAAATACATTGGAGCTGATCCCCGGCGAGGGTGAACCGCAGCAGCGTTTTACCGTGCTGCCCAGCAGTAAAAGCTTGTTACAGCAACCTAATGTGCTTGAATTACAATTAACCGCGCCAGAAAGCTACGGCATTGATGTGGGCCAGCCCATCTCACTACATGGCATTAAAATTGGTCAGATATTAACGCGCGAACTGTCAGCCAATGGCGTCAGTTTTACCGCAGCAATTGAAGCGAAATACCGTAATTTAGTACACAAAGACAGCAAATTTGTGGTTAACAGCCGCCTTGATGTCAAACTTGGTATCGATGGCATTGATGTGCAAGGTGCCAGTGCTCAGGAATGGATTGACGGCGGTATTCTGATTCTGCCAGGCAGCAAAGGTGATCCACTCGGTAAGTATCCGCTGTACAGCAGCGTAGATAAAGCGACCGACGGCATTTTAGGCAATAGCCCGGCCACCACCCTCACCTTAACCGCCACCAGCCTGCCTGATGTGCAGACCGGTTCAGTGGTGTTGTATCGCAAGTTCCAGGTGGGTGAAATTACTCAGATCAGGCCGAAAGCCAACGAGTTCGAAGTGGATGTTTATATTCAACCGGAATATCGCAAGCTACTCACTGATAAGAGTATCTTCTGGGCCGAAGGCGGGGCAAAAGTGCAATTGAACGGGAGTGGCCTGACTGTGCAAGCTTCTCCGCTGAATCGCGCATTAAAAGGTGCTATCAGCTTTGATAATCTTGAAGGCGTTACGCTGGATAAAGGCGCAAAACGCACACTTTATGCTAACGAAACTGCGGCGCGCGCGGTTGGTAGCCAGATTATCTTACGCACTTTTGATGCCAGCAAACTTGCCGCCGGCATGCCAATTCGTTATCTGGGTATCAATATCGGCCAGGTTGAATCGCTGAAACTAGCCCCAGAGCGCAATGAAGTGCTCGCCAAAGCAGTGCTTTATCCCGAATATGTGCAGAGTTTTGCTCGCGCAGGTACCCGTTTCTCGATTGTTTCACCGGAAATCTCCGCTGCCGGAGTGAACAATCTCGATACCCTGTTCCAGCCCTATATTAATGTAGAGCCGGGCAAAGGTGGCACCTTGCGCACTTTTGAGCTGCAAACCGCCACTATTACGGATTCGCGCTATCTTGATGGCCTGAGCATTATCCTCGATACCGCTGAGGCGGGGTCATTGCAGGTGGGGACACCGGTTCTGTTCCGTGGGCTGGAAGTGGGGACAGTAACCGGATTTAATCTGGGGGCGATGTCTGATCGGGTACAGGTTTCCCTGCGTATCAGTCAGAAATACCAGCAATTAGTACGGCAAAACAGCGTCTTCTGGCTGGCATCAGGCTATAACCTTGAATTTGGCCTGACCGGCGGAGTGGTGAAAAGTGGCACCTTCCAGCAGTTTATTCGCGGTGGCATTGCTTTCGCCACACCGCCAACTACCCCATTGGCACCGAAAGCCAGTGTGAATCAACACTTCCTGCTTAACCCGCAAGAGCCTAAAGACTGGCGCGACTGGGGAACGGCGATACCGCACTTCTAG
- the prc gene encoding carboxy terminal-processing peptidase yields the protein MNKFVRLTAIAGLLLAGASYAADTTTYRIDQLPQLHQEPEHATVSERVTSRFTRSHYRQFALDDQFSAKIFDRYLNMLDYSHNVLLASDVAKFADKKHSLDDELKSGQLDTPYALFNLAQKRRFERYQYALSVLNRPMDFTGNDTIDIDRSKAPWPTSEAELNKLWDAKVKYDQLNLKLTGKTDKEIKETLTKRYQAAIKRLTQSNSEDVFQLIMNAFAHEIDPHTNYLSPRNTEQFNTEMSLSLEGIGAVLQMDDDYTLINSMVPGGPAAKSKTIAVGDRVIGVGQTGKPMVDVIGWRLDDVVALIKGPKGSKVRLEILPAGKGTKPRTVTLTRERIRLEDRAVKMSVKTIGKERVGVLDIPGFYVGLTEDVKVQLQKLEKQNVSSIIIDLRSNGGGALTEAVSLSGLFIPSGPVVQVRDNNGKVREDSDTDGVVYYKGPLVVLVDRYSASASEIFAAAMQDYGRALIVGEPTFGKGTVQQYRSLNRIYDQMLRPEWPALGSLQYTIQKFYRVDGGSTQRKGVTPDIVMPTGVDPAETGESFEDNALPWDSINAASYTKVGDLKPLEPELLKTHAARIAADPEFQHIQQDIERYKALKDKKNIVSLNYAQREKENHDDDATRLNRLNERFKREGKKPLKSLEDLPKDYQEPDPYLDETVHIALDLAHKEKAQPQVESQPAVPAATATAAK from the coding sequence ATGAACAAATTTGTCAGACTAACAGCAATCGCAGGCTTGTTACTGGCGGGGGCAAGTTACGCTGCTGATACCACAACGTATCGCATCGACCAACTTCCTCAATTGCACCAGGAACCAGAGCATGCAACCGTGAGTGAGCGCGTAACATCGCGCTTCACTCGCTCTCACTATCGCCAATTTGCATTGGATGATCAGTTTTCCGCCAAAATATTTGATCGCTACCTCAACATGCTGGATTACAGCCACAACGTGTTGTTGGCATCAGATGTGGCAAAGTTCGCGGATAAAAAACATTCGCTGGACGATGAATTAAAATCCGGCCAATTAGATACGCCGTATGCGTTATTCAATTTGGCGCAAAAACGCCGTTTTGAGCGCTATCAATATGCACTGTCAGTTTTGAACCGGCCAATGGACTTTACCGGTAATGACACCATTGACATTGATCGCAGCAAAGCGCCTTGGCCGACTAGCGAAGCTGAGCTGAACAAGCTTTGGGACGCAAAAGTTAAATACGATCAGCTCAATTTGAAATTAACCGGTAAAACGGACAAAGAAATCAAAGAGACGCTGACGAAGCGCTATCAGGCGGCCATTAAGCGTTTGACGCAAAGTAATAGCGAAGACGTTTTCCAGCTGATTATGAATGCGTTTGCCCACGAAATTGACCCCCATACCAATTATCTGTCCCCACGTAATACCGAGCAGTTCAACACCGAAATGAGTTTGTCTCTGGAAGGTATCGGTGCCGTTCTGCAAATGGATGATGATTACACATTAATCAACTCCATGGTTCCTGGTGGCCCGGCAGCGAAAAGTAAAACTATCGCGGTGGGTGATCGGGTGATCGGCGTTGGTCAAACGGGCAAACCGATGGTGGATGTTATCGGCTGGCGTCTTGACGATGTGGTCGCGCTAATTAAAGGGCCGAAAGGCAGTAAAGTGCGGTTAGAAATTTTACCAGCCGGTAAAGGGACGAAACCTCGTACCGTGACGTTGACGCGTGAACGTATTCGTCTGGAAGACCGCGCGGTGAAAATGTCGGTGAAAACCATTGGTAAAGAGCGTGTCGGAGTTCTGGATATTCCTGGTTTCTACGTTGGCCTGACCGAAGACGTCAAGGTGCAGTTGCAGAAACTGGAAAAACAGAATGTCAGCAGTATTATCATTGACTTACGTAGCAATGGTGGTGGTGCGCTGACTGAAGCTGTCTCTTTATCGGGTTTGTTTATCCCAAGTGGCCCAGTGGTTCAGGTGCGGGATAACAACGGTAAAGTACGCGAAGACAGTGATACCGACGGCGTGGTGTATTACAAAGGCCCGCTGGTGGTATTAGTTGACCGCTATAGCGCCTCTGCATCCGAGATTTTTGCTGCGGCAATGCAAGATTATGGCCGAGCCTTAATTGTCGGTGAGCCTACCTTCGGTAAAGGTACTGTACAACAGTACCGTTCGTTGAATCGTATCTACGATCAGATGTTGCGCCCTGAATGGCCGGCATTGGGTTCATTGCAATACACTATCCAGAAATTCTATCGGGTAGATGGTGGCAGTACTCAGCGTAAAGGGGTTACCCCAGATATCGTGATGCCGACTGGTGTTGATCCGGCGGAAACCGGTGAAAGTTTCGAAGATAATGCCTTACCTTGGGACAGCATCAATGCGGCCAGTTATACCAAAGTGGGCGATTTGAAACCGCTGGAGCCTGAGTTACTCAAAACACATGCCGCCCGTATCGCCGCTGATCCTGAATTCCAACATATTCAGCAAGATATTGAGCGTTATAAGGCTCTGAAGGATAAGAAGAACATTGTCTCTCTTAATTACGCTCAGCGTGAAAAAGAGAACCATGATGATGATGCCACACGTCTGAATCGCTTAAATGAGCGCTTTAAACGTGAAGGTAAGAAGCCACTGAAGTCATTGGAAGATTTACCAAAAGACTATCAGGAGCCGGACCCTTATCTGGATGAAACCGTGCATATTGCCTTGGATTTAGCTCATAAAGAAAAAGCGCAGCCACAGGTTGAATCTCAACCGGCAGTGCCTGCTGCGACAGCAACAGCCGCAAAATAA